The Caretta caretta isolate rCarCar2 chromosome 15, rCarCar1.hap1, whole genome shotgun sequence genome window below encodes:
- the LOC125622743 gene encoding testis-specific serine/threonine-protein kinase 1-like codes for MDDAAVLKRKGYIMGSNLGESSFAKVKCAYSERLKFHVAVKITDRKNVPPEFLEKFLPRELEILATVSHCSIIKIYEIFETSGKVYIVMELGVRGDLLEFIKRNRGLPEEVARKMFRQLSCAVKYCHDLDVVHRDLKCDNILLDKDMNIKLSDFGFSKRCFQDENGKVILSQTFCGSAAYAAPEVIEGIPYQPKVYDIWSLGVILYVMVSGYMPYDDSNVKRMLRFQKEHRVIFPESLTHECKDLIFRMLQPDVSHRLRIEDVLNHAWVQGKRQKPHTMLE; via the coding sequence ATGGATGATGCTGCAGTCCTTAAGAGGAAAGGTTACATCATGGGGAGCAATTTAGGAGAGAGCTCTTTTGCCAAAGTGAAATGCGCCTACTCTGAGCGCCTGAAATTCCACGTGGCAGTGAAGATTACGGACAGGAAAAATGTTCCTCCTGAGTTCTTGGAAAAATTTCTCCCCAGGGAATTGGAGATATTGGCAACAGTGAGCCACTGTTCTATCATCAAGATCTATGAGATCTTTGAGACGTCTGGCAAAGTCTACATAGTCATGGAGCTCGGTGTTCGAGGAGACTTACTGGAGTTCATCAAGAGAAACAGAGGTCTGCCTGAAGAAGTAGCTCGCAAGATGTTTCGCCAGCTGTCTTGCGCCGTCAAGTACTGCCACGATTTGGACGTGGTCCACAGGGACCTGAAATGTGACAACATCCTCCTGGATAAAGACATGAACATCAAACTGTCTGACTTCGGCTTTTCCAAACGGTGCTTCCAGGATGAGAATGGGAAAGTGATCCTCAGTCAGACCTTCTGTGGTTCTGCTGCTTATGCTGCTCCTGAAGTGATAGAAGGCATTCCTTATCAGCCCAAAGTTTATGACATATGGAGTCTGGGCGTCATTCTGTATGTGATGGTCAGTGGATACATGCCATACGATGACTCCAATGTGAAGAGAATGCTCCGCTTTCAGAAGGAACACCGAGTGATCTTCCCTGAGTCTTTGACACATGAATGCAAAGATCTTATTTTCCGTATGCTGCAGCCCGATGTGTCTCACCGGCTACGAATCGAAGATGTTTTGAACCATGCTTGGGTGCAGGGGAAGCGCCAGAAGCCACACACCATGCTTGAATAA